One window from the genome of Oryza glaberrima chromosome 3, OglaRS2, whole genome shotgun sequence encodes:
- the LOC127765406 gene encoding heavy metal-associated isoprenylated plant protein 6-like: MGDEKAAPKAGATADPVVLRMELHCAGCAQKVKKSIKHLAGVESVAADVATNTVVVAGTADAAALKARIEAKTKKPVEVVSAGGGGAAAKKPAAEPKAVKDDGGEKKDAQAKEEKGKKQPPEEKKPKEETVLLRIRLHCDGCADRIRRRIYKIKGVKEVVMDGNAKDEVKVSGTMDVPAMLTYLTEKLNRAVEAVAPGSKKDEKKKDKGGDADGGEKKKDAAGGDKKDKGKSIEIAGPSTAAAAASMAPAPAEASTYHVSPYGHGYFAYPQQQGPPPSYYQYYGGGNGDGVGYASPNAGGGGGGGYGYYHPHPNDVRNYQPPPSYPPYPYQLDMSPAPQLFSDENPNACSVM, translated from the exons ATGGGGGATGAGAAGGCTGCTCCGAAGGcgggcgccaccgccgacccGGTGGTGCTGAGGATGGAGTTGCATTGCGCCGGCTGCGCGCAGAAGGTCAAGAAGTCCATCAAGCACTTGGCCG GGGTggagtcggtggcggcggacgtGGCGACGAACACGGTCGTCGTGGCGGGGACGGCCGACGCGGCCGCGCTCAAGGCGAGGATCGAGGCGAAGACCAAGAAGCCCGTCGAGGTtgtctccgccggcggcggtggcgccgccgccaagaaacCCGCCGCCGAGCCCAAGGCCGTCAAGGACGATGGCGGCGAGAAGAAGGACGCCCAGGCgaaagaggagaaggggaagaagcaACCGCCAGAGGAGAAGAAACCCAAAGAG GAAACGGTGCTGCTCAGGATTCGCCTCCACTGCGATGGCTGCGCCGACCGCATCAGGCGACGCATCTACAAGATCAAAG GGGTGAAGGAAGTGGTAATGGACGGCAATGCCAAGGATGAGGTGAAGGTGTCGGGCACAATGGACGTGCCGGCCATGCTGACCTATCTCACCGAGAAGCTCAACCGCGCCGTGGAGGCCGTGGCGCCCGGCAGCAAGAAAGACgagaagaagaaggacaagGGCGgtgacgccgacggcggcgagaagaagaaagacgccgccggcggcgacaagaAGGACAAAGGCAAGAGCATCGAGATCGCCGgcccgtccaccgccgccgccgcggcgtccatggcgccggcgccggccgaggCGAGCACGTACCACGTCTCGCCGTACGGCCACGGCTACTTCGCGTACCCGCAGCAGCAGGGACCTCCCCCCAGCTACTACCAGTActacggcggcggcaatggcgacggcgtgggCTACGCCAGCCCcaatgccggcggcggcggcggcggcggctacggctaCTACCACCCCCACCCCAACGACGTCCGCAActaccagccgccgccgtcgtaccCGCCGTACCCGTACCAGCTCGacatgtcgccggcgccgcagctGTTCAGCGACGAGAACCCCAACGCCTGCTCGGTGATGTGA
- the LOC127767291 gene encoding cell division cycle protein 48 homolog — protein sequence MASQGEPSSSSDPKGKKDFSTAILERKKSPNRLVVDEATNDDNSVIGMHPDTMEKLQLFRGDTVLLKGKKRKDTICIVLADDTCEEPKIRMNKVVRKNLRVRLGDVVSVHQCPDVKYGKRVHILPIDDTVEGITGNLFDAFLKPYFLEAYRPLRKGDLFLVRGGMRSVEFKVIETDPAEYCIVAPDTEIFCDGEPIKREDEERLDEVGYDDVGGVRKQMAQIRELVELPLRHPQLFKSIGVKPPKGILLYGPPGSGKTLIARAVANETGAFFFLINGPEIMSKLAGESESNLRKAFEEAEKNAPSIIFIDEIDSIAPKREKTHGEVERRIVSQLLTLMDGLKARSHVIVMGATNRPNSIDPALRRFGRFDREIDIGVPDEVGRLEVLRIHTKNMKLAEDVDLEHIAKDTHGYVGADLAALCTEAALQCIREKMDIIDLEDETIDAEILNSMAVTNDHFKTALGTSNPSALRETVVEVPNVSWEDIGGLENVKRELQETVQYPVEHPEKFEKFGMSPSKGVLFYGPPGCGKTLLAKAIANECQANFISVKGPELLTMWFGESEANVREIFDKARQSAPCVLFFDELDSIATQRGSSVGDAGGAADRVLNQLLTEMDGMNAKKTVFIIGATNRPDIIDPALLRPGRLDQLIYIPLPDDQSRLQIFKACLRKSPVAKDVDLNALAKYTQGFSGADITEICQRACKYAIRENIEKDIEMEKRRKDNPEAMEEDEVDDIAEIKAAHFEESMKYARRSVSDADIRKYQAFAQTLQQSRGFGTEFRFADQPASGAGAAADPFASAAAAADDDDLYS from the exons ATGGCGAGCCAGGGagagccctcctcctcctccgatcc CAAGGGGAAGAAGGATTTCTCGACGGCGATCCTCGAGAGGAAGAAGTCGCCGAACCGGCTGGTGGTCGACGAGGCCACCAACGATGATAACTCCGTCATCGGGATGCACCCCGACACCATGGAGAAGCTCCAGCTTTTCCGCGGCGACACTGTGCTGCTCAAG GGTAAGAAGAGAAAAGACACCATCTGCATTGTTCTTGCTGATGACACCTGCGAGGAGCCGAAGATCAGAATGAACAAGGTTGTCAGGAAGAACCTGAGAGTGCGACTTGGTGATGTTGTGTCTGTTCATCAATGCCCAGATGTCAAATACGGCAAGCGTGTGCACATACTTCCAATTGATGATACTGTTGAGGGCATCACAGGAAACTTGTTTGATGCCTTCCTGAAAC CGTACTTCCTTGAAGCATACCGTCCTTTGAGGAAAGGAGACCTTTTCCTTGTTAGGGGTGGGATGAGAAGTGTTGAATTCAAAGTTATAGAGACTGACCCTGCAGAGTACTGCATTGTTGCACCTGATACGGAGATATTCTGTGATGGTGAGCCTATTAAGAGGGAGGATGAGGAAAGACTTGATGAAGTTGGTTACGATGATGTTGGTGGAGTTAGGAAGCAGATGGCCCAAATCAGAGAACTTGTTGAGCTCCCATTGCGCCATCCCCAACTTTTCAAGTCTATTGGTGTGAAGCCTCCAAAGGGCATACTGCTTTATGGACCCCCTGGCTCTGGCAAGACCCTCATTGCTAGAGCTGTTGCTAATGAAACAGGTGCTTTCTTCTTTCTGATTAATGGCCCGGAGATTATGTCAAAGCTAGCAGGAGAAAGTGAGAGTAATCTCAGGAAGGCATTTGAAGAAGCTGAGAAGAATGCACCATCAATCATTTTCATCGATGAGATAGACTCCATAGCACCAAAGAGAGAGAAGACCCATGGAGAAGTTGAGAGGCGCATCGTTTCACAGCTGTTGACTCTTATGGATGGGCTCAAAGCTCGTTCCCATGTCATTGTCATGGGTGCTACAAACCGGCCAAACAGTATTGATCCTGCTCTCAGAAGGTTTGGTAGGTTCGATCGGGAGATTGACATTGGTGTTCCTGATGAAGTTGGGCGGCTTGAAGTTCTTCGGATTCACACCAAAAACATGAAGCTGGCTGAAGAT GTTGACCTGGAACACATTGCCAAAGACACTCATGGGTATGTGGGTGCTGATCTTGCTGCTCTTTGCACTGAGGCTGCTCTCCAATGCATCCGTGAGAAGATGGATATTATAGATCTTGAGGATGAGACCATAGATGCTGAGATACTTAACTCGATGGCTGTTACAAATGATCACTTCAAGACTGCACTAGGGACAAGCAACCCGTCTGCTCTCCGTGAAACT GTTGTTGAAGTTCCAAATGTCTCTTGGGAGGATATTGGTGGACTGGAGAATGTCAAACGGGAGCTGCAGGAG ACTGTCCAATATCCAGTGGAGCATCCTGAGAAATTTGAGAAGTTTGGCATGTCTCCATCCAAAGGTGTTCTGTTCTATGGCCCTCCTGGCTGTGGTAAGACTTTGTTGGCCAAGGCAATTGCTAACGAGTGCCAGGCTAACTTCATTAGTGTCAAGGGACCTGAGCTGCTTACCATGTGGTTTGGTGAGAGTGAGGCCAATGTGCGTGAGATTTTTGACAAGGCTAGGCAGTCAGCTCCTTGTGTCCTCTTCTTTGATGAGCTTGACTCAATTGCTACCCAG AGAGGAAGCAGTGTTGGTGATGCCGGAGGTGCTGCTGATAGAGTGCTGAACCAGTTATTGACTGAGATGGACGGCATGAACGCGAAGAAAACCGTGTTCATTATTGGTGCTACTAACAGGCCAGATATCATTGACCCTGCCTTGCTAAGGCCAGGGCGTCTTGATCAGCTTATCTACATTCCTCTGCCTGATGATCAATCTAGGCTGCAGATCTTCAAAGCTTGCCTCCGGAAGTCACCTGTGGCCAAGGATGTAGACCTGAATGCTCTTGCCAAATACACCCAAGGTTTCAGTGGTGCTGATATTACAGAAATCTGCCAGCGTGCATGCAAATACGCCATCAGAGAGAACATTGAGAAG GACATTGAGATGGAGAAGCGGAGGAAGGACAACCCTGAagccatggaggaggacgaggttGATGACATTGCTGAGATCAAGGCGGCTCACTTCGAGGAGTCGATGAAGTACGCTCGCCGGAGTGTGAGTGACGCCGACATCCGCAAGTACCAGGCCTTCGCCCAGACTCTGCAGCAGTCTCGTGGGTTCGGCACCGAGTTTAGGTTCGCTGACCAGCCAGCgtctggcgccggcgccgccgctgaccCCTTCgcatccgctgccgccgcagctgACGATGATGATTTATATAGTTAG
- the LOC127767292 gene encoding ras-related protein RABF1-like produces the protein MGCSSSVPARSTGGLNNISNDNSASDSKDLRAKLVLLGDSGVGKSCIVLRFVRGQFDPTSKVTVGASFLSQTLALEDSTIVKFEIWDTAGQERYAALAPLYYRGAAGAVVVYDITSPESFSKAQYWVKELQKHGSPDIIMVLVGNKADLHENRHVSSQEAQEYAEKNNMVFIETSAKTADNINQVFEEIAKRLPRPTAS, from the exons ATGGGTTGCTCCTCCTCCGTGCCag CTCGAAGCACTGGAGGGTTGAACAATATTAGCAACGATAACTCCGCTTCTGATTCAAAGGACTTGCGTGCTAAG TTGGTATTGCTTGGTGACTCTGGTGTAGGGAAAAGTTGCATCGTTCTTCGCTTTGTTCGTGGTCAGTTTGATCCCACTTCCAAG GTAACTGTCGGTGCATCATTTTTATCACAAACATTGGCTTTGGAGGACTCAACAATAGTGAAATTTGAAATATGGGATACCGCAGGACAAGAGAG GTATGCTGCCTTGGCACCTCTTTACTACAGAGGAGCTGCTGGTGCAGTTGTTGTCTACGACATAACTAGTCCAGAATCATTTAGCAAAGCACAATATTGGGTGAAG GAACTTCAAAAACATGGTAGTCCTGATATTATCATGGTTTTGGTTGGTAATAAAGCTGATCTACATGAAAATCGACATGTATCTTCTCAG GAAGCACAAGAGTATGCAGAGAAGAATAATATGGTTTTCATCGAGACATCAGCAAAGACAGCTGATAATATAAACCAAGTATTTGAG GAAATTGCGAAGAGGTTGCCCAGGCCAACGGCGTCTTGA
- the LOC127765834 gene encoding probable acetyltransferase NATA1-like — protein sequence MATPANATTFSGEVWAELRLADASDVPHIHALIHQMAEFELLTDLFAATHELLTSTLFPSPPRPPFTSFTALILDLSPSPLPASGPSTIASHRLDLSASPLADPEAAAFASPRGGGRVTAGFVICFPNYSTFLSKPGLYVEDIFVRAPWRRRGLGRMMLSAVAGKAAELGMGRVEWCVLDWNKNAIDFYEGMGAEVLPQWRICRLTGAALDKYKGNQEEGGGSKAAE from the coding sequence ATGGCGACGCCGGCGAACGCCACCACATTCTCCGGCGAGGTGTGGGCGGAGCTCCGCCTGGCGGACGCCAGCGACGTGCCCCACATCCACGCCCTCATCCACCAGATGGCGGAGTTCGAGCTCCTCACCGACCTCTTCGCCGCCACCCACGAGCTCCTCACCTCCACGctcttcccctcgccgccgcgccctcccttCACCTCCTTCACCGCCCTCATCCTCGACCTCTCCCCGTCCCCGCTCCCCGCCTCCGGCCCCTCCACCATCGCCTCCcaccgcctcgacctctccgcgTCCCCGCTCGCCGACCCGgaggccgccgccttcgcctcccctcgcggcggcgggcgcgtcaCCGCGGGCTTCGTGATCTGCTTCCCCAACTACTCCACCTTCCTCTCCAAGCCCGGGCTGTACGTGGAGGACATCTTCGTGCgcgcgccgtggcgccgccgcgggctcgGCCGGATGATGCTGTCCGCGGTGGCCGGCAAGGCCGCCGAGCTCGGGATGGGGCGCGTGGAGTGGTGCGTGCTAGACTGGAACAAGAACGCCATCGACTTCTACGAGGGGATGGGCGCCGAGGTGCTCCCGCAGTGGCGCATCTGCCGCCTCACCGGCGCTGCACTCGACAAGTAcaaggggaaccaggaggaggggggaggcaGCAAGGCGGCGGAGTAG
- the LOC127767290 gene encoding uncharacterized protein LOC127767290 produces MVKAYLRYEPAISFGVVASPESNVAYDPSGRLLLAAALDRFAAWDLKRGLPSLSFATASPSPSLAVFCLATFPSAASASASSIASGHADGSIRLWDTETGSCEATLHGHRSAASALVFGPSGAIIASGSKDCDIILWDVVAQAGLYRLRGHRDQVTGLVFLDSGKKLVSCSKDKLIRVWDLDTQHCLQIVGGHRSEIWSIDVDPSERFLVSGSADQELRVFTVRKSAEEGEDWSKWDMLKLFGEIPRQSKERVATVKFNKNGNLVACQVAGKTVDIYRVLDETEAARKAKRRMHRKKEKALAKSMAAEGNGTVIDPLSAQDLQNPTPVVTDIFKLLHVLRVNKKICSVAFSPNNPPKGCLATLSLSLNNNMLETYSVDNENVSKMYSIEMHGHRSDIRSLALNSEDNLLMSTSHNAVKIWNPSTGDCLRTIDSDYGLCSAFVPGNRYALVGTKSGTLEIIDINNGSSIEVIEAHASSIRSIVLIPNEDGTAGARGFVTGSADHDVKFWEYQLMQKSDNDSKQLSVTNVKTLKMNDDVLAVTISPTGNHIAVALLDGAVKVFTMDSLKFALTLYGHKLPVLCMDISSDGVLIVTGSADKNLKIWGMDFGDCHKSIFAHTDSVMDVKFVSKTHYMFSVGKDRTVKYWDADKFELLLTLEGHHAEVWCLAISSRGDFIVTGSHDRSIRRWDRTEEQLFIEEEQEKRLEETFEADLDSAMDHRYGQKDGAPDEGSVGVPGRKTKETVTAADAIIDALDTAEEEVKRLDQHQEGQNNGNGTTFQPNVIMQGQSPSDYVLNVVSNVRPNDLEQALLSLPFSDALKIMSYLKEWSMVPLKVELVCRVCLVLLQTHHSQLTTTPSARSILTELKGILYSRVKECKDAIGFNLAAMDHIKELLAMRSDAPFRDARAKLMEIRQEQSRRSDRSDGAEKRKKKKRRTSGES; encoded by the exons ATGGTGAAGGCCTACCTCCGGTACGAGCCGGCGATCTCCTTCGGCGTGGTCGCCTCCCCGGAGTCCAACGTCGCGTACGacccctccggccgcctcctcctcgccgccgccctcgaccgCTTCGCCGCCTGGGACCTCAAGcgcggcctcccctccctctccttcgccaccgcctccccgtcCCCCTCCCTCGCCGTCTTCTGCCTCGCCaccttcccctccgccgcctccgcctccgcctcctcg ATTGCGAGTGGGCACGCCGATGGGAGCATCAGGCTATGGGACACGGAGACCGGCTCCTGTGAGGCGACCCTCCATGGCCACCGCTCTGCGGCTTCCGCCCTCGTATTCGGCCCCTCTGGCGCCATCATCGCCTCTGGCAGTAAGGACTGTGACATTATCCTTTGGGATGTAGTTGCACAGGCCGGCCTTTATCGACTCCGTGGCCACCGTGATCAG GTCACGGGTTTGGTGTTTCTGGATTCAGGGAAGAAACTAGTGAGCTGCTCCAAGGATAAGTTAATCCGGGTTTGGGACCTTGACACGCAGCACTGCCTTCAGATTGTTGGTGGCCACCGCAGTGAAATATGGTCGATTGATGTGGATCCCAGCGAGAGGTTTTTGGTGTCTGGGTCGGCCGATCAAGAGCTGCGGGTGTTTACGGTCCGGAAATCTGCTGAGGAGGGTGAGGATTGGAGCAAGTGGGATATGCTGAAGCTATTTGGTGAGATTCCAAGGCAAAGCAAGGAAAGGGTAGCGACTGTTAAGTTCAATAAGAACGGTAATCTTGTGGCATGCCAGGTGGCTGGGAAGACAGTGGATATTTATAGGGTTCTTGATGAAACAGAGGCAGCACGGAAGGCCAAGAGGAGGATGCACAGAAAGAAGGAGAAGGCTTTGGCCAAATCCATGGCTGCTGAAGGGAATGGTACTGTTATAGATCCTTTGTCGGCTCAAGACTTGCAGAATCCCACTCCTGTTGTCACCGATATATTTAAGCTTCTCCATGTTTTGCGGGTTAACAAGAAAATTTGCTCTGTCGCATTTTCTCCAAACAATCCACCAAAAGGTTGCCTTGCCACCTTGTCTCTATCTCTGAATAATAACATGCTTGAGACATACTCAGTGGATAATGAGAATGTGTCGAAGATGTATTCCATTGAGATGCATGGACACCGTTCTGATATTAGGAGTCTTGCACTTAACTCAGAGGACAACCTCCTGATGTCAACAAGTCACAATGCTGTTAAGATATGGAATCCTAGTACTGGCGACTGTCTCCGGACAATTGATTCTGATTATGGATTGTGCAGTGCATTTGTTCCTGGAAATCGGTATGCCCTTGTAGGCACAAAGAGTGGTACTTTGGAGAttatagatattaataatgGAAGCTCTATTGAGGTTATAGAAGCTCATGCTAGTTCCATACGATCAATTGTACTCATTCCAAACGAGGATGGAACTGCTGGTGCACGGGGTTTTGTCACTGGAAGTGCTGATCATGATGTCAAGTTCTGGGAATACCAATTGATGCAGAAATCTGATAAT GACTCTAAGCAGCTGAGCGTAACAAATGTCAAAACTTTGAAAATGAATGACGATGTCCTTGCAGTAACCATCAGTCCAACTGGGAATCATATTGCTGTTGCTCTCTTGGATGGCGCAGTCAAG GTCTTCACTATGGACTCACTGAAGTTTGCCCTTACCCTTTATGGCCACAAACTTCCAGTTCTCTGCATGGATATATCATCCGATGGAGTTCTAATAGTTACTGGTTCTGCAgacaaaaatttgaaaatttgggGTATGGATTTTGGTGACTGCCATAAGTCTATATTTGCCCACACGGACAG TGTGATGGATGTTAAGTTTGTTTCTAAAACACATTATATGTTCAGTGTTGGGAAAGACCGCACTGTAAAGTACTGGGATGCTGATAAATTCGAGTTGTTGTTAACACTGGAAGGACACCATGCTGAAGTTTGGTGTCTTGCCATCAGCAGTCGTGGTGATTTTATTGTAACAGGTTCTCATGACCGCTCTATTCGGCGTTGGGATCGTACTGAAGAACAACTCTTCATTGAG GAAGAGCAAGAGAAAAGGTTGGAGGAAACTTTCGAGGCTGATTTAGATAGTGCTATGGACCACAGGTATGGGCAAAAAGATGGTGCTCCTGATGAGGGTTCTGTAGGTGTTCCTGGTAGGAAAACCAAAGAGACAGTAACTGCTGCTGATGCAATTATTGATGCACTTGACACTGCCGAGGAAGAAGTAAAACGCCTTGATCAGCACCAG GAAGGACAAAATAATGGGAATGGAACTACATTTCAACCCAATGTTATAATGCAAGGGCAGTCACCATCGGATTATGTTTTGAATGTAGTTTCAAATGTTCGTCCAAATGACTTGGAACAGGCTCTCCTT TCATTGCCATTCTCAGATGCACTTAAGATCATGTCTTACTTAAAGGAGTGGTCTATGGTTCCTTTGAAG GTTGAGCTTGTTTGTAGGGTTTGCCTAGTGCTGCTTCAAACACACCACAGCCAATTAACTACGACACCATCTGCAAGATCGATACTTACAGAACTGAAAGGCATTCTTTACAGTAGAGTAAAG GAATGCAAGGATGCTATAGGTTTCAACCTTGCTGCAATGGATCATATAAAA GAATTGTTGGCCATGAGATCAGATGCTCCCTTCCGAGATGCAAGAGCGAAGCTGATGGAGATCAGGCAGGAACAATCAAGACGATCGGATAGGTCAGATGGGgctgaaaaaaggaaaaagaaaaagcgaAGAACATCCGGTGAGAGCTGA